The Campylobacter sp. CN_NE2 genome contains a region encoding:
- the rplO gene encoding 50S ribosomal protein L15 has protein sequence MGLENLQKAAGSTKKTKRIGRGQGSGWGKTATKGGKGQTARKGYNEKRGFEGGQQPLQRRLPKVGFASKFEKPYVINVEKISAVKELSEITFETIASVHKFSNSVKKIKLIGASAKDLASKIKDEKIVTSGQK, from the coding sequence ATGGGACTTGAAAATTTACAAAAAGCCGCAGGTTCAACTAAAAAAACAAAAAGAATCGGTCGCGGTCAAGGAAGCGGTTGGGGCAAAACTGCTACAAAAGGTGGTAAAGGTCAAACTGCAAGAAAAGGTTATAACGAAAAAAGAGGTTTTGAAGGCGGACAACAACCGCTTCAAAGAAGACTACCAAAAGTAGGTTTTGCTTCTAAATTTGAAAAACCTTATGTTATAAATGTTGAGAAAATTTCAGCCGTTAAAGAGTTAAGCGAGATTACATTTGAGACTATCGCAAGTGTGCATAAATTCTCTAACAGCGTGAAAAAAATCAAACTAATAGGTGCAAGCGCAAAAGATCTTGCTTCAAAAATCAAAGATGAGAAAATAGTTACAAGCGGACAAAAATAA
- the rplR gene encoding 50S ribosomal protein L18 produces the protein MTANVLKRKLSLRIKRKRRIRANISGCPACPRISIFKSNRTIYVQAIDDVNGSTICASSGKSLNLKANKAGATELAKDFAAKLKDKKIEQGVFDRNGYLYHGVIAAFADALRENGIKL, from the coding sequence ATGACAGCAAATGTATTAAAAAGAAAACTTTCTTTAAGAATCAAAAGAAAAAGAAGAATTAGAGCAAACATTTCAGGTTGCCCTGCTTGCCCAAGAATTTCTATTTTCAAATCAAACAGAACAATCTATGTTCAAGCGATTGATGATGTTAATGGTAGCACAATCTGTGCAAGTAGCGGAAAATCTTTAAATTTGAAGGCAAATAAAGCAGGTGCGACTGAACTTGCGAAAGATTTTGCGGCAAAATTAAAAGATAAAAAAATCGAACAAGGTGTTTTTGACAGAAACGGCTATTTGTATCACGGCGTAATCGCAGCTTTTGCTGATGCGCTAAGAGAAAACGGAATTAAACTATAA
- the rpmJ gene encoding 50S ribosomal protein L36, whose amino-acid sequence MKVRPSVKKMCDKCKVVKRKGVVHIICENPKHKQRQG is encoded by the coding sequence ATGAAAGTTCGTCCTTCTGTGAAGAAGATGTGCGACAAATGTAAAGTCGTTAAGCGTAAAGGTGTTGTTCACATTATTTGTGAAAATCCAAAACATAAACAAAGACAAGGATAA
- the map gene encoding type I methionyl aminopeptidase, producing the protein MAITLKNAKDIEGLRAANKIVAAALDYAEEFLKPGMTLLEVDKKIDEFITSKGAYPAFKGLYGFPNAACLSLNEVIIHGIPDNTTLKEGDILGVDVGSKLNGYYGDSARTFPIGKISKEDEDLIACSKDALYHAIDFIKVGMHFKEVCFELEKFIKSRGFVPLIGFCGHGIGKKPHEEPEIPNYLEGNNPKAGPKIKNGMVFCIEPMICQKDGTAVIAKDKWTTTAKDGLRTSHYEHCLAVVNNKVEILSKSLKD; encoded by the coding sequence ATGGCAATCACGCTAAAAAACGCAAAAGACATTGAGGGCTTACGGGCGGCGAATAAAATCGTCGCTGCCGCCCTTGATTACGCAGAAGAGTTTTTAAAACCGGGTATGACGCTTTTAGAAGTCGATAAAAAAATCGACGAATTTATCACTAGCAAGGGCGCATATCCTGCGTTTAAAGGACTTTACGGCTTTCCAAATGCTGCTTGTTTATCACTAAATGAAGTTATAATTCACGGAATTCCTGATAATACCACTTTAAAAGAAGGCGATATTTTAGGCGTTGATGTCGGAAGCAAACTAAACGGCTATTACGGCGATAGCGCACGAACCTTTCCTATCGGTAAAATTTCAAAAGAAGATGAAGATTTGATTGCGTGTAGTAAGGACGCTCTTTATCATGCGATTGATTTTATAAAGGTCGGTATGCACTTTAAAGAAGTTTGCTTCGAGCTTGAAAAATTTATAAAATCACGCGGTTTTGTGCCGCTAATTGGCTTTTGTGGTCATGGTATCGGAAAAAAACCGCACGAAGAGCCTGAAATTCCAAACTACTTAGAAGGTAATAACCCAAAAGCAGGTCCAAAAATCAAGAATGGTATGGTTTTTTGCATTGAGCCGATGATTTGCCAAAAAGACGGCACGGCAGTAATCGCAAAAGACAAATGGACAACAACGGCAAAAGACGGGCTTAGAACTAGCCATTATGAGCATTGTTTGGCGGTTGTGAATAATAAAGTCGAAATTTTAAGCAAAAGCTTGAAAGATTAA
- a CDS encoding acetyl-CoA hydrolase/transferase family protein gives MSDYASMQSSDTSRIKSKVFLDKVVSADKAAEFVQNDALVGFSGFVGAGAPIAVPMALAQRAEKLHADGKEFQIKALTGASTDPNLDGVLARAGAVSFRAPFNTDKDMRISVNSNKTKYMDIHLSSLAQYAESGFFGEMDFAIVEISGITEDGKLIPSTSIGNNQTWLNIAKKVILEVNNYQPTALEGIHDVATLGLPPHRKPLNITKVDDRIGTPYLTVDPDKVVAVVVANTPDRVNKFTPLDEISIAIGDNVVKFFENEVKAGRLPKDTLLPLQSGIGNVANAVLAGLKRAGYKGLTCYTEVIQDGLLDLIKDGVVEMASSASLSLSPDAVDDFRENINFYSKHIVLRPQELSNNPEVIRRLGVIAMNGMLEADIYGNVNSTNVMGTQMMNGIGGSGDFARNGYISIFLTPSTAKGGAISSIVPFVSHVDHTEHDTMVIVSEYGYADLRGKSPRERAAEMIKIAHPDYREALQDYFDRACANEKAGHTPHILDEALSWHDRFNKTGTMKKA, from the coding sequence ATGAGTGATTACGCAAGTATGCAAAGTTCAGACACAAGTAGAATCAAAAGCAAAGTTTTTTTAGACAAAGTAGTTTCGGCAGATAAAGCTGCTGAATTTGTCCAAAATGACGCATTAGTCGGTTTTAGCGGTTTTGTGGGCGCTGGTGCTCCGATAGCTGTGCCTATGGCATTAGCCCAAAGAGCAGAAAAACTTCACGCCGATGGCAAAGAATTTCAAATCAAAGCACTAACAGGAGCTTCAACTGATCCAAATTTAGACGGCGTTTTAGCAAGAGCTGGTGCCGTTAGTTTTAGGGCACCTTTTAATACAGATAAAGATATGCGAATATCAGTAAATTCAAATAAAACTAAATATATGGATATTCATCTTTCATCATTGGCTCAGTATGCTGAATCTGGATTTTTTGGAGAAATGGATTTTGCTATTGTTGAGATTTCGGGCATTACAGAAGACGGGAAATTGATACCTTCGACTTCAATCGGTAATAATCAAACATGGCTAAATATCGCTAAAAAGGTTATTTTAGAAGTAAATAACTACCAACCAACCGCATTAGAAGGAATTCACGATGTGGCGACTCTCGGACTTCCGCCACATAGAAAGCCACTAAATATCACAAAAGTCGATGATCGCATAGGAACACCATATTTAACAGTCGATCCAGATAAAGTCGTAGCCGTAGTAGTAGCAAACACACCAGATCGTGTTAATAAATTTACTCCACTTGATGAAATTTCAATCGCAATCGGAGATAATGTCGTTAAATTTTTTGAAAATGAAGTAAAAGCTGGAAGGTTGCCAAAAGATACGCTTTTGCCACTTCAATCTGGCATTGGCAATGTCGCAAATGCCGTTTTGGCTGGACTTAAACGAGCAGGATACAAAGGCCTTACATGCTACACAGAAGTTATCCAAGACGGACTTTTAGACTTAATCAAAGACGGCGTTGTCGAAATGGCAAGCTCTGCTTCGCTCTCTCTTAGCCCTGATGCAGTTGATGACTTCCGCGAAAACATCAACTTCTACTCCAAACACATAGTCCTTCGCCCACAAGAACTTTCAAACAACCCGGAAGTCATAAGAAGACTTGGCGTAATAGCAATGAACGGAATGCTAGAAGCCGACATTTACGGAAATGTAAATTCGACAAATGTTATGGGAACACAGATGATGAACGGCATAGGCGGAAGCGGTGATTTTGCAAGAAATGGTTATATTTCTATATTCCTTACGCCATCAACTGCAAAAGGTGGAGCAATAAGCTCAATCGTTCCTTTTGTAAGCCATGTCGATCACACAGAACACGATACAATGGTAATAGTTAGCGAATATGGTTATGCAGATTTGCGTGGTAAAAGCCCAAGAGAAAGAGCCGCTGAGATGATAAAAATCGCTCACCCTGATTACAGAGAAGCTTTGCAAGATTATTTCGATAGAGCTTGTGCTAATGAAAAAGCAGGACATACGCCACATATTTTAGACGAAGCACTATCTTGGCATGATAGATTTAATAAAACAGGAACGATGAAAAAGGCGTAG
- the rpsE gene encoding 30S ribosomal protein S5: MEKYNREEFEEVIVNIGRVTKVVKGGRRFRFTALVVVGNRNGLVGYGFGKSKEVPDAIKKAVDDAFKNIIDVKLKGSTISHDIEVKYNASRILLKPASEGTGVIAGGSVRPVLELAGIKDILTKSLGSNNSSNVVRATMKALSMLKN, from the coding sequence ATGGAAAAATATAACAGAGAAGAATTCGAAGAAGTAATCGTCAATATCGGCAGGGTTACAAAAGTCGTAAAGGGCGGTAGAAGATTTAGATTTACAGCTCTTGTTGTTGTCGGAAATAGAAACGGACTAGTAGGATACGGATTTGGTAAATCAAAAGAAGTTCCTGATGCTATCAAAAAAGCCGTAGATGATGCTTTTAAAAACATTATTGATGTTAAGTTAAAAGGTTCAACTATATCTCACGATATAGAGGTTAAATACAATGCAAGTAGAATTTTACTAAAACCGGCTAGCGAAGGTACCGGCGTTATCGCAGGTGGTTCTGTTCGCCCTGTTTTAGAACTTGCAGGTATCAAAGATATTTTGACAAAATCACTTGGATCAAACAACTCATCAAATGTTGTAAGAGCTACAATGAAAGCTCTTAGTATGCTAAAAAATTAA
- the infA gene encoding translation initiation factor IF-1 has translation MAKDDVIEIDGNVIEALPNATFKVELDNKHVILCHIAGKMRMHYIKIMPGDRVKVELTPYSLDKGRITYRYK, from the coding sequence ATGGCAAAAGATGATGTCATTGAGATTGACGGAAATGTAATCGAGGCGTTGCCAAATGCGACATTTAAGGTCGAGCTTGATAATAAGCATGTGATTTTATGCCATATCGCGGGCAAAATGCGTATGCACTATATTAAAATTATGCCGGGCGATCGTGTCAAAGTCGAGCTTACGCCATATAGCCTAGATAAAGGTAGAATTACTTATCGCTATAAATAA
- a CDS encoding succinate CoA transferase, producing the protein MGISYEKFEVSDTSRVKNKEYLKKVISATKAAKLIPHGALIGFGGFVGAGAPIVVPMALAQRAEKLHAQGKEFQIKALTGASTDPNLDGVLARAGAVSFRAPFNTDKDMRISVNSNKTKYMDIHLSSLAQYAESGFFGEMDFAIVEISGITEDGKLVPSTSVGNAQNWLNIAKKVILEVNISQPLELEKLHDVAVLARSPYQKEIPINEVGDRIGTPYLTVDPDKVVAVVVANTPDRVNKFTPLDEISIAIGDNVVKFFEQEVKAGRLPKDTLLPLQSGVGNIPNAVLAALKKASYKELNFYTEVIQDGLLELIKEGIAGTVSSASLYLSFEATQDFRENINFYSKHIVLRPQELSNNPEVIRRLGVIAMNGMLEADIYGNVNSTNVMGTQMMNGIGGSGDFARNGYISIFLTPSTAKGGAISSIVPFVSHVDHTEHDTMVIVSEYGYADLRGKSPRERAAEMIKIAHPDYREALQDYFDRACANEKAGHTPHILDEALSWHDRFNKTGTMKKA; encoded by the coding sequence GTGGGCATTAGCTACGAAAAATTTGAAGTTTCGGACACGAGTAGAGTTAAAAATAAAGAGTATTTAAAAAAAGTCATTTCAGCCACAAAGGCTGCCAAGCTAATTCCGCACGGAGCGTTGATTGGTTTTGGAGGCTTTGTGGGTGCCGGTGCCCCAATTGTAGTACCTATGGCATTAGCCCAAAGAGCAGAAAAACTTCACGCACAAGGCAAAGAATTTCAAATCAAAGCACTAACAGGAGCTTCAACTGATCCAAATTTAGACGGCGTTTTAGCAAGAGCTGGTGCCGTTAGTTTTAGAGCGCCTTTTAATACAGATAAAGATATGCGAATATCAGTAAATTCAAATAAAACTAAATATATGGATATTCATCTTTCAAGTCTAGCTCAGTATGCCGAATCTGGATTTTTTGGAGAAATGGATTTTGCTATTGTTGAGATTTCAGGTATCACAGAAGATGGGAAATTGGTGCCATCGACTTCGGTGGGTAATGCGCAAAATTGGCTAAATATTGCCAAAAAAGTTATTTTAGAAGTAAATATTTCTCAGCCATTGGAATTAGAAAAACTGCATGATGTCGCTGTTTTGGCTCGTTCGCCGTATCAAAAAGAAATACCTATCAATGAAGTAGGAGATCGCATAGGAACACCATATTTAACAGTCGATCCAGATAAAGTCGTAGCCGTAGTAGTAGCAAACACACCAGATCGTGTTAATAAATTTACTCCACTTGATGAAATTTCAATCGCAATCGGAGATAATGTCGTTAAATTTTTTGAACAAGAAGTAAAAGCCGGAAGGTTGCCAAAAGATACTCTCTTGCCTTTACAATCAGGTGTAGGAAATATTCCAAACGCCGTTTTAGCCGCATTAAAAAAAGCATCTTATAAAGAGTTAAATTTTTATACCGAAGTTATCCAAGATGGACTTTTAGAGCTTATAAAAGAAGGTATCGCAGGTACCGTCAGCTCAGCTTCATTATATCTTAGTTTTGAAGCTACGCAAGACTTCCGCGAAAACATCAACTTCTACTCCAAACACATAGTCCTTCGCCCACAAGAACTTTCAAACAACCCGGAAGTCATAAGAAGACTTGGCGTAATAGCAATGAACGGAATGCTAGAAGCCGACATTTACGGAAATGTAAATTCGACAAATGTTATGGGAACACAGATGATGAACGGCATAGGCGGAAGCGGTGATTTTGCAAGAAATGGTTATATTTCTATATTCCTTACGCCATCAACTGCAAAAGGTGGAGCAATAAGCTCAATCGTTCCTTTTGTAAGCCATGTCGATCACACAGAACACGATACAATGGTAATAGTTAGCGAATATGGTTATGCAGATTTGCGTGGTAAAAGCCCAAGAGAAAGAGCCGCTGAGATGATAAAAATAGCTCACCCTGATTACAGAGAAGCTTTGCAAGATTATTTTGATAGAGCTTGTGCTAATGAAAAAGCAGGCCATACGCCACATATTTTAGACGAAGCACTATCTTGGCATGATAGATTTAATAAAACAGGAACGATGAAAAAGGCGTAG
- a CDS encoding lactate utilization protein produces MDFEKITKNLENLGYKVSVFENKEKATQYLNLQINGVSVGFGGSMSIKEMGLYEALNSHNDTYWHWVLDKNLSADETRKIALTTDIYISSVNGISQSGQIINIDGTGNRIGALCYGHKKVYFVVGKNKIAPDFDSAMSRARNVAAVKNANRFGVKTPCVLNGDKCYDCNSKERICRGFSVFYYPPNGCEYEVVLIDENLGF; encoded by the coding sequence ATGGATTTTGAAAAGATAACTAAAAATTTAGAAAATTTAGGCTACAAGGTCAGTGTTTTTGAAAACAAAGAAAAAGCGACGCAGTATTTAAATTTGCAAATAAATGGCGTAAGCGTGGGCTTTGGTGGCTCGATGAGTATCAAAGAAATGGGGCTTTATGAAGCTCTAAATTCACACAACGACACTTACTGGCACTGGGTGCTTGATAAAAATTTAAGTGCCGATGAGACACGCAAAATTGCCCTTACGACCGATATTTACATTTCATCGGTAAATGGCATTTCGCAGAGTGGCCAAATCATCAATATCGACGGCACAGGAAATCGCATAGGCGCACTTTGCTACGGGCACAAAAAGGTTTATTTTGTCGTCGGCAAAAACAAAATCGCACCTGATTTTGATAGTGCAATGAGCAGGGCTAGAAATGTGGCTGCGGTCAAAAATGCAAATAGATTTGGCGTGAAAACTCCGTGCGTATTAAACGGCGATAAATGTTATGACTGCAATAGCAAAGAGCGAATTTGTCGTGGTTTTAGCGTGTTTTATTATCCGCCAAACGGCTGCGAATACGAAGTCGTTTTGATAGATGAAAATTTGGGATTTTAA
- a CDS encoding sulfite exporter TauE/SafE family protein: protein MQSIILSAVFIIASLLHGISGMGFPMLATTTLAFFMPLSKVVALVALPSLLMSALVLCSHSKQGILQEILYYTKSYKLLAISSVIGTILGVKLLLILSVSYLYLLMACVTLYYSINGLLNIFGKAKSIKINSNNKNMILFGFLAGIIGGSTNAMSPILLMFLFSQSDDKNRVAKASNLCFLLAKIVQIYMLKEQYFLLEQSEYALIFLLTLFSIAGLYVGIWLRHKISTKFFKVLNFAILLVLALKIGYSGILKFFANL, encoded by the coding sequence ATGCAAAGTATAATCTTATCTGCCGTTTTCATCATCGCTTCGTTGTTGCATGGAATTTCTGGCATGGGGTTTCCTATGTTGGCTACCACAACACTTGCGTTTTTTATGCCGTTATCAAAGGTTGTCGCCCTAGTTGCCTTGCCTAGCTTATTAATGAGCGCACTGGTGCTTTGCAGTCATAGCAAACAGGGTATTTTGCAAGAAATTTTGTATTACACTAAAAGCTATAAATTACTAGCTATTAGTAGCGTTATTGGCACGATTTTGGGTGTGAAGCTACTTTTGATACTAAGTGTTTCTTATTTGTATCTGCTTATGGCGTGTGTTACGCTGTATTATTCGATTAATGGATTACTAAATATTTTTGGCAAGGCTAAAAGCATTAAAATAAATTCAAACAATAAAAATATGATTTTATTTGGATTTTTAGCAGGAATTATCGGTGGTTCGACCAATGCTATGTCGCCGATTTTGCTTATGTTTTTATTTAGCCAAAGCGATGATAAAAATCGTGTTGCAAAGGCGAGTAATCTGTGTTTTTTACTAGCAAAAATCGTGCAAATTTATATGCTAAAAGAGCAATATTTCTTACTAGAACAAAGCGAATATGCCCTAATATTTTTGCTAACTTTGTTTTCAATTGCTGGTTTGTATGTAGGAATTTGGCTAAGACACAAAATCAGCACCAAATTTTTTAAGGTGTTAAATTTTGCGATACTACTTGTGTTGGCTTTGAAAATCGGCTATTCTGGGATTTTAAAATTTTTTGCCAACTTGTAA
- the secY gene encoding preprotein translocase subunit SecY produces the protein MKNPLLNKILITLGFLLAFRLLAYVPVPGVDVEVVKEFFKNNSDNALGMFNMFSGKAAERLSVISLGIMPYITASIIMELLAATFPNLGKLKKERDGMQKYMQIIRYATIAITIVQSIGVSIGLQSLTGNNGAPAIMTENSNEFIFISCVSMLAGTMLLMWIGEQITQRGIGNGTSLIIFAGIVSAIPAAIGGTVNLVNTGEMNFLVLFLILLIVLATVGIIIYVELGERRIPISYSRKVIMQNQNKRIMNYIPIKLNLSGVIPPIFASAVLMFPSTILQASTNPYIQKINDFLSPSGYFFNFLTFVLVVFFAYFYASIAFNSKDISENLKKQGGFVPGIRPGEGTATYLNDIASRLTFWGSIYLGLVTVIPWLLVKFMGVPFYFGGTSVLIVVSVALDTMRRIEAQIYMNKYQTLSAVGL, from the coding sequence ATGAAAAATCCATTACTCAACAAGATACTCATTACATTGGGTTTTTTGCTTGCTTTTAGGCTACTGGCTTATGTTCCGGTGCCCGGAGTAGATGTTGAGGTCGTAAAGGAATTTTTTAAAAATAATAGCGATAATGCACTAGGCATGTTTAATATGTTCAGCGGTAAGGCCGCTGAACGACTGAGCGTTATTTCGCTCGGTATTATGCCTTACATTACCGCTTCTATTATTATGGAGCTTCTTGCGGCTACATTTCCGAATTTAGGCAAGTTAAAAAAAGAGCGAGACGGAATGCAAAAATATATGCAAATAATCCGTTATGCAACAATCGCAATCACAATAGTTCAATCAATTGGTGTTAGTATCGGTTTGCAAAGTCTAACAGGAAATAACGGCGCACCTGCCATTATGACTGAGAATTCAAACGAATTTATATTTATTTCGTGTGTTTCGATGTTAGCAGGAACTATGCTGCTTATGTGGATTGGCGAACAAATCACTCAAAGAGGTATCGGAAACGGAACAAGTTTAATCATTTTTGCAGGTATTGTTAGTGCTATTCCTGCTGCTATTGGCGGAACCGTAAATTTGGTAAATACAGGCGAAATGAATTTCTTGGTTTTATTCTTAATTTTATTAATCGTTCTAGCAACCGTCGGCATTATTATCTATGTCGAGCTTGGCGAGAGAAGAATTCCTATTTCGTATTCTAGAAAAGTGATTATGCAAAATCAAAATAAAAGAATAATGAACTATATCCCTATCAAGTTAAATTTAAGCGGTGTTATTCCGCCGATTTTCGCGAGTGCGGTTTTGATGTTTCCTAGCACGATTTTACAAGCTAGCACAAATCCGTATATCCAAAAAATCAACGACTTTTTAAGTCCGAGCGGATATTTTTTCAACTTTTTAACTTTTGTTTTGGTTGTATTTTTTGCATATTTTTACGCTTCGATTGCGTTTAACTCAAAAGATATTAGCGAAAATCTCAAAAAACAAGGCGGTTTTGTTCCTGGAATTCGCCCGGGAGAAGGAACGGCGACATATCTAAATGATATTGCAAGTCGTTTGACATTTTGGGGTTCTATTTATTTGGGTTTAGTAACCGTTATACCATGGCTATTAGTTAAATTTATGGGCGTTCCGTTTTATTTCGGCGGAACAAGCGTTTTGATTGTTGTATCTGTTGCGCTTGATACCATGAGAAGAATCGAAGCTCAAATTTACATGAATAAATATCAAACTTTAAGCGCGGTAGGCTTATAA
- a CDS encoding GNAT family N-acetyltransferase: MSIKVREFRQDDIKFIIQIWNEVVENGVAFPQTELLDEISGFKFFSSQSFVGVAVETGANSDKKGEILGLYILHPNNVGRCAHIANASYAVAKNARGKGVGEILVRHSLLRAKELGFRIMQFNAVVANNEVALRLYEKLGFTKLGVIKGGFLNKNGIYEDIIPHYIELI; the protein is encoded by the coding sequence ATGAGTATAAAAGTGCGTGAATTTAGACAAGATGACATTAAATTTATAATCCAAATTTGGAACGAAGTGGTCGAAAATGGCGTTGCCTTTCCGCAAACTGAGCTTTTAGATGAAATTAGTGGATTTAAGTTTTTCTCTTCTCAAAGTTTTGTTGGAGTTGCGGTTGAAACTGGTGCAAATTCAGATAAAAAGGGTGAAATTTTGGGACTTTATATCTTGCACCCAAATAATGTCGGCAGGTGCGCTCATATCGCAAACGCAAGTTACGCTGTGGCTAAAAATGCACGGGGTAAGGGCGTGGGCGAGATTCTGGTTCGCCATAGCCTTTTAAGGGCGAAAGAGCTTGGTTTTCGCATTATGCAGTTTAACGCCGTTGTCGCAAACAACGAAGTAGCACTAAGACTTTATGAAAAATTAGGATTTACCAAACTTGGCGTGATTAAGGGTGGTTTTTTAAATAAAAACGGCATTTATGAAGATATAATTCCACATTATATAGAGTTAATTTGA